A region from the Desulfomarina profundi genome encodes:
- a CDS encoding hydrogenase maturation protease, whose amino-acid sequence MIFGCGNVIMGDDGYGPAVVDELHAHYDLPENTEAVDVGTCVREYLFDYLLTEEGRPDRIIILDAVDFPDRHPGEVFQIRPDSIPAKKIHDFSLHQFPTVNLLQELEENTGIKILILAAQVDFIPKEIQPGLSPAMSTAVKKACEKIVQVTVPVEEK is encoded by the coding sequence ATGATTTTTGGATGCGGCAATGTCATCATGGGGGATGATGGCTATGGACCCGCTGTTGTGGATGAGCTGCATGCTCACTACGATCTTCCGGAGAATACAGAGGCTGTTGATGTGGGCACCTGTGTTCGGGAATATCTGTTTGACTATCTCCTCACTGAAGAGGGCCGGCCCGACAGGATTATCATTCTGGATGCGGTCGATTTTCCCGACCGGCACCCGGGAGAGGTGTTTCAGATTCGGCCCGATTCCATTCCTGCCAAAAAAATACACGACTTCTCTCTTCACCAGTTTCCCACGGTTAATTTATTGCAGGAGCTTGAGGAAAACACAGGGATCAAAATCCTGATCCTTGCGGCCCAGGTTGATTTTATTCCAAAGGAAATTCAGCCTGGACTTTCCCCCGCCATGTCTACCGCCGTGAAAAAAGCATGTGAGAAAATAGTACAGGTAACAGTCCCGGTGGAGGAGAAATAA
- a CDS encoding 4Fe-4S dicluster domain-containing protein, with product MYEFKVSEMAEEFGVHRNTIRNWINAGTLPAKEGPGRKYLMEFHDYQLLCEKFGREPHVHPGNHVSPKALGELEKTDVKPLELSGEKSRFITDPSLADACLTCGTCASACPIAGVDGLDPRKIVRMAVLGMDEDLIESSWPWKCTMCAKCEEACPSNIQIIALIRKIRGARERELVPGPIHKGVTMCLERGNNLGIPKDDFVFLCEDLGEELAADECPGFKTPVDVHGARVLVTVNSKEPFGEPDDMKWWWKIFYAAGESWTISSEYWEGVNWGLFSGDDEAMKTVVGRIVDNMRRLSCEVLLLPEUGHAYFATRSGLNKWYPEALKEFRIVTVFDLLLEYVNEGRIQLDKSVHDMATAYHDPCNYGRKSLKTFGKTYFEEGRAVTKACCEDVRELNPNRNGAYCCGAGGGAWAMPYAEERVFYGRIKARQISESGAKLVVAPCHNCRDQIMKSLNKEYDLGIEVKYLWELVADSLVMPERNK from the coding sequence ATGTACGAATTTAAAGTCAGCGAGATGGCGGAAGAGTTCGGGGTGCATCGAAATACCATAAGGAACTGGATCAACGCCGGTACCCTTCCCGCCAAGGAAGGTCCCGGGCGTAAGTATCTTATGGAATTTCATGACTACCAGCTCCTCTGTGAAAAGTTCGGACGTGAACCCCATGTCCACCCGGGGAATCATGTCAGCCCTAAAGCTCTGGGAGAGCTGGAAAAAACAGATGTGAAACCCCTCGAGCTCAGCGGAGAGAAGAGTCGTTTTATTACGGATCCCTCATTAGCTGATGCCTGTCTGACCTGTGGAACCTGCGCCAGTGCCTGTCCCATTGCTGGTGTTGATGGGCTTGATCCAAGAAAAATAGTTCGTATGGCTGTGCTTGGTATGGACGAAGATCTGATCGAATCAAGTTGGCCATGGAAATGCACAATGTGTGCAAAATGTGAAGAGGCGTGCCCCTCCAACATTCAGATCATCGCGCTTATCAGAAAAATCAGAGGTGCACGGGAGCGTGAACTGGTACCCGGTCCGATTCACAAGGGAGTCACCATGTGTCTGGAGCGCGGTAATAATCTGGGCATTCCCAAGGATGATTTTGTTTTTCTCTGTGAGGACCTGGGGGAAGAGCTGGCGGCTGATGAATGTCCCGGCTTCAAGACACCTGTTGATGTCCATGGAGCGCGGGTGCTTGTCACCGTTAACTCAAAAGAGCCGTTCGGGGAACCGGACGATATGAAGTGGTGGTGGAAAATATTCTATGCTGCCGGGGAGTCCTGGACGATTTCTTCCGAGTATTGGGAAGGGGTCAACTGGGGGTTGTTTTCAGGCGATGATGAAGCAATGAAGACGGTTGTCGGCAGGATTGTCGATAATATGCGGAGGTTAAGCTGTGAAGTTCTCCTCCTGCCCGAGTGAGGCCATGCTTATTTTGCAACCCGGTCCGGGTTGAACAAATGGTATCCGGAAGCACTCAAGGAATTCAGAATCGTCACCGTTTTTGACCTTTTGCTGGAATATGTTAACGAGGGAAGGATTCAGCTTGATAAATCAGTACATGATATGGCCACGGCGTATCATGATCCCTGCAATTACGGGAGAAAGTCACTGAAAACATTCGGTAAGACCTATTTTGAAGAAGGACGGGCGGTGACAAAGGCATGTTGCGAAGATGTGCGGGAGTTGAATCCGAACAGAAACGGTGCCTACTGCTGTGGTGCGGGGGGTGGCGCATGGGCCATGCCCTATGCCGAAGAGCGGGTGTTTTACGGAAGAATAAAGGCCCGTCAAATCAGTGAGTCCGGGGCAAAGCTGGTTGTGGCTCCCTGTCATAACTGCCGTGATCAAATCATGAAGTCTCTCAATAAGGAATATGACCTCGGTATTGAGGTGAAATACCTGTGGGAGCTTGTGGCCGATTCCCTGGTTATGCCTGAGCGGAATAAATAA
- the ltaE gene encoding low-specificity L-threonine aldolase, translating into MKIIDLRSDTVTRPSPEMREVMANAEVGDDVYGDDPTVNRLEEMAADLLGFEEALFTTSGTQANLVGIMAHCNRGDEYIVGQQAHTYRYEAGGAAVLGSIQPQPIEFEEDSTLDLEKVAKKIKPDDFHFAKSRLLCLENTQNGKVLPPDYLKKAADFTRRNNLKLHLDGARLFNAAVAMEVEAQSICAHFDSVSVCLSKGLGTPVGSLLCGEKHHISKARRWRKMVGGGMRQAGILAAAGIYALKNNIDRLRDDHENARKLADSLDKLAEPEVYRHTAQTNMVFFSLSESRARELARFLKKYNILITPGDTTRLVTHLDITREDISFVLEKMVEFFRL; encoded by the coding sequence ATGAAAATTATTGATCTCAGAAGCGACACTGTTACCCGGCCCAGCCCCGAAATGCGGGAAGTAATGGCAAACGCCGAAGTGGGGGACGATGTTTACGGCGACGACCCCACGGTAAACAGGCTCGAAGAGATGGCCGCAGATCTTCTCGGTTTTGAAGAGGCCCTCTTCACCACCTCCGGCACTCAAGCCAACCTTGTCGGCATCATGGCCCACTGCAATCGCGGCGATGAATATATAGTCGGCCAGCAGGCCCATACTTATCGGTACGAAGCTGGAGGTGCCGCTGTTCTCGGTTCCATCCAGCCTCAACCCATCGAATTCGAGGAAGACTCTACCCTGGATCTTGAAAAGGTGGCAAAAAAGATCAAACCCGATGATTTTCATTTTGCCAAAAGCCGCCTGCTCTGTCTGGAAAACACCCAGAATGGTAAAGTCCTGCCTCCGGATTATCTGAAAAAGGCCGCCGATTTTACCCGCAGGAACAATCTCAAACTCCACCTGGACGGCGCTAGGCTGTTTAACGCAGCAGTGGCCATGGAAGTGGAAGCACAATCAATCTGCGCCCATTTTGACTCCGTCTCCGTCTGTCTCTCCAAAGGGTTGGGCACCCCCGTCGGCTCCCTGCTGTGCGGGGAAAAACATCATATTTCCAAGGCCAGAAGATGGAGAAAAATGGTAGGTGGCGGTATGCGCCAGGCGGGAATCCTGGCTGCTGCAGGTATTTATGCCCTCAAAAACAATATTGACCGCCTCCGCGATGACCATGAAAACGCCAGGAAACTGGCAGACAGCCTGGACAAACTGGCCGAACCTGAGGTCTACCGCCACACGGCCCAGACCAACATGGTCTTTTTTTCTCTTTCAGAATCACGGGCAAGAGAGCTGGCACGGTTTCTGAAAAAATACAATATTCTCATCACTCCGGGTGACACCACAAGGCTGGTCACTCACCTGGATATCACAAGAGAAGATATCAGTTTTGTACTGGAGAAGATGGTTGAGTTTTTCAGGCTGTAA
- a CDS encoding tautomerase family protein, which translates to MPYVNIRVAGTLDKVQKAKISRGVTDVIAREANKPPESIIIFIDEVPHENIAKNGELLTPPK; encoded by the coding sequence ATGCCATATGTAAATATCAGGGTCGCCGGCACACTCGACAAAGTCCAGAAAGCCAAAATCAGCAGGGGAGTTACCGACGTCATTGCCAGAGAGGCGAACAAACCACCCGAATCAATCATAATTTTTATTGACGAAGTGCCCCATGAAAATATTGCTAAAAACGGCGAGTTGCTCACACCTCCCAAGTAG
- a CDS encoding FAD-dependent oxidoreductase, whose protein sequence is MKVKQKPNGSAGFRAHKIERKQMLETKKVGSVMIVGGGVTGMQAALDLADSGYYVYLVERSGAIGGAMAQLDKTFPTNDCSMUIIAPKLVECGRHLNIKLMTLSEVTGIAGSAGDFTVTVKESPRYVDMDKCIACGACTEKCPKKVDSEYDAETGKRKAIYVKYAQAVPLKYQIDPDSCIRLKKPGACGFCEKVCDAGAITFDDTEKIHEIEVGAVVLAPGFEAFDPTDSEVWGYGVYPNVITSLQLERYLSASGPTEGHLVRPSDGKPVNKVAFLQCIGSRDENLCGNGYCSSVCCMYAIKEAVIAKDHAPGLQTSIFYMDMRTHGKEFDQYLERAKNDSGVRFVRCRVNGVETDGVSGDLRLSYVNEEGRQIEEFYDMVVLSVGLQTPRHVLELARSSDIKLTADNFAATSDFAPVQTSREGIFTCGAFAGPKDIPQSVVEGSAAAAAVSDLLAPARFELSTEASFPEEKDISLETPRIGVFVCHCGSNIAGIVDVEAVEQYAETLPDVVYVERNLFSCSQDTQDMIAKRIREQNLNRIVIAACTPRTHEPLFRETLKAAGLNEYLVEMANIRNHDSWVHSGDPKAATSKAKDLVRMAVAKVVYSSSLKPISVPITQKGLVIGGGVAGMTAALNMAEQGFEVHLVERTDTLGGNALNLKHTWSGEHVPTEVSKLIDRVTASKNIVIHRRSEVIDAEGFVGNFKTTLKAKNGAKTVIEHGAGIVATGAELYIPTEYNYNSITRVVTSVQFDKLYELKEIHVKKARNFVFIQCVGSREEGHMYCSKVCCTHSVQSAIALKKENAERNVYILYRDMRTYGQREALYKEARKLGIIFINYELHGKPNVTENGQVIDVEVWDHVLHRPMKIKADMVILATAIRPKPDAAKLGQLYKVPVDGDGFFQEAHAKLRPVDFSTDGMFVAGLAHYPKPVDESVAQALAASARAVTLLSKMEVSLDAVKATVDEDYCDGCALCVDVCPYNAITLVDRKVEGGSGESKIIRINKAQCKGCGLCQGTCPKRGVSVAGFTMEQVSAQIRAALAT, encoded by the coding sequence ATAAAAGTCAAACAAAAACCTAATGGAAGTGCAGGGTTCAGGGCACATAAAATTGAGAGGAAACAGATGCTGGAGACAAAAAAAGTTGGTTCGGTAATGATCGTAGGAGGCGGTGTTACAGGAATGCAGGCCGCTCTGGATCTCGCCGATTCAGGCTATTATGTATACCTGGTCGAAAGGTCCGGAGCCATAGGCGGTGCCATGGCCCAGCTGGACAAGACCTTTCCCACCAATGATTGCTCGATGTGAATTATCGCGCCAAAATTGGTTGAGTGCGGTCGGCACTTGAATATAAAGTTGATGACGCTCAGTGAAGTGACCGGTATTGCAGGCAGTGCCGGAGATTTTACTGTCACTGTCAAGGAATCCCCACGTTACGTGGATATGGATAAATGTATTGCCTGCGGGGCCTGTACTGAAAAATGTCCCAAGAAAGTGGACAGTGAGTATGACGCAGAAACGGGTAAACGTAAGGCAATTTACGTCAAATACGCCCAGGCTGTCCCCCTGAAATACCAGATTGATCCGGACAGTTGTATTCGTTTGAAAAAGCCTGGTGCCTGCGGATTCTGTGAAAAGGTCTGTGATGCCGGGGCCATTACTTTTGATGATACGGAAAAAATTCATGAAATAGAAGTCGGAGCAGTGGTTCTTGCTCCTGGTTTTGAGGCCTTTGACCCGACTGATTCAGAGGTATGGGGATACGGGGTATATCCCAATGTCATAACCTCTCTCCAGCTGGAGCGGTATCTTTCCGCTTCCGGTCCCACCGAGGGACATCTTGTCAGGCCATCTGACGGAAAACCTGTAAACAAGGTGGCTTTTCTCCAGTGCATCGGTTCCCGGGATGAAAATCTCTGCGGCAATGGATACTGTTCTTCGGTCTGTTGCATGTATGCCATCAAGGAAGCGGTTATCGCCAAAGATCACGCACCGGGACTGCAGACATCCATTTTTTATATGGATATGCGAACCCATGGTAAGGAATTTGACCAGTACCTGGAACGGGCAAAAAATGATTCCGGCGTACGGTTTGTCCGTTGCCGGGTCAACGGCGTGGAAACGGATGGCGTAAGCGGGGACCTGAGGCTCAGTTATGTCAACGAGGAAGGACGACAGATTGAAGAATTTTACGATATGGTTGTTCTCTCCGTCGGTCTGCAGACACCGAGACATGTCCTTGAGCTGGCTCGCAGTTCCGATATTAAACTGACGGCCGATAACTTTGCGGCAACTTCTGACTTTGCCCCCGTACAGACATCAAGAGAAGGGATTTTCACCTGCGGTGCCTTTGCGGGGCCTAAGGATATTCCCCAGTCAGTGGTAGAAGGATCCGCTGCAGCAGCAGCTGTTTCTGATCTGCTGGCGCCGGCCCGTTTCGAGTTGTCAACCGAAGCCAGTTTCCCCGAGGAAAAGGATATCTCCCTGGAAACGCCGAGGATCGGTGTCTTTGTCTGCCATTGTGGTTCCAATATTGCGGGCATTGTTGACGTGGAGGCGGTTGAGCAGTATGCCGAGACTCTTCCCGATGTGGTATACGTGGAACGCAACCTTTTTTCATGCTCCCAGGATACCCAGGATATGATAGCCAAAAGGATCCGAGAGCAGAATCTGAATCGGATCGTTATTGCAGCATGTACGCCGAGAACCCATGAGCCCCTGTTCCGGGAAACACTCAAGGCGGCAGGACTGAATGAATACCTGGTAGAGATGGCCAATATCAGAAACCATGATTCATGGGTGCACAGCGGAGATCCCAAGGCGGCAACATCAAAGGCCAAGGATCTTGTGCGGATGGCGGTTGCCAAGGTGGTCTACTCCTCTTCTCTCAAACCGATCTCCGTTCCCATTACACAGAAAGGGCTGGTGATAGGAGGTGGAGTTGCCGGAATGACCGCAGCCCTCAACATGGCCGAGCAGGGATTTGAAGTCCATCTGGTTGAACGTACTGATACCCTGGGTGGCAATGCCCTGAACCTGAAACATACCTGGTCGGGAGAACATGTACCGACGGAAGTCTCCAAACTCATTGATCGTGTAACTGCCAGCAAAAATATAGTTATTCACCGCAGGTCGGAGGTGATAGACGCTGAGGGTTTTGTCGGAAACTTTAAAACCACATTAAAGGCCAAAAACGGGGCAAAGACAGTTATTGAACATGGGGCGGGAATTGTTGCCACCGGTGCGGAACTCTATATCCCGACAGAATATAACTACAATTCCATTACCCGGGTTGTTACTTCGGTTCAGTTTGACAAGCTGTATGAGCTGAAGGAAATTCATGTGAAAAAGGCCCGTAATTTTGTCTTTATCCAGTGCGTCGGTTCCCGTGAGGAAGGGCATATGTATTGCTCAAAGGTGTGCTGCACCCATTCCGTGCAGTCGGCCATTGCCCTGAAAAAGGAGAATGCGGAGCGGAATGTCTATATTCTCTATCGTGATATGCGCACCTATGGCCAGCGGGAGGCCCTCTACAAAGAGGCGAGAAAACTTGGCATTATCTTTATAAATTATGAGCTTCATGGAAAGCCCAATGTCACCGAAAACGGTCAGGTGATTGATGTGGAGGTCTGGGACCATGTTCTCCATCGGCCAATGAAAATTAAGGCTGATATGGTTATCCTTGCAACCGCAATTCGACCAAAGCCGGATGCTGCAAAACTTGGTCAGCTCTATAAGGTTCCCGTGGACGGTGACGGGTTCTTCCAGGAGGCCCATGCCAAACTGCGGCCTGTGGATTTTTCCACGGATGGAATGTTTGTTGCCGGTCTGGCCCATTACCCCAAGCCCGTTGACGAGTCAGTTGCCCAGGCTCTGGCTGCGTCAGCCCGGGCTGTGACCCTGCTCTCGAAAATGGAAGTTTCTCTTGATGCCGTCAAGGCGACTGTGGATGAGGATTATTGTGACGGATGCGCACTCTGCGTTGATGTCTGCCCCTATAATGCTATTACCCTTGTTGATAGAAAGGTGGAAGGTGGCAGCGGGGAGAGCAAGATTATCAGGATCAATAAGGCCCAGTGCAAAGGGTGTGGACTCTGCCAGGGCACCTGTCCGAAGCGGGGTGTTTCCGTTGCCGGTTTTACCATGGAGCAGGTCAGTGCGCAGATAAGGGCGGCACTGGCCACGTGA
- the galE gene encoding UDP-glucose 4-epimerase GalE, protein MHILITGGAGYIGSHTCLELLEKGNKVSVVDNLSNSSRESLRRVEALTGRKIDFFEVDILDRDALDDVFSRLVPKVDGVIHFAGKKAVGESVEKPLLYYHNNISGTLILCEVMADHGIKKIIFSSSATVYGDPATVPITEDFPLSCANPYGRTKLMVEEILRDIYTADGEWSVCLLRYFNPVGAHKSGRIGEDPEGIPNNLMPYISQVAVGKLSQLQVFGNDYPTPDGTGVRDYIHVVDLACGHVAALKKLLESPGVHVYNLGTGKGYSVLEMVSAFAEVSGREVPYKVVGRRAGDIASCYANPAKAAEELGWEARFNLVEMCEDTWRWQKNNPRGY, encoded by the coding sequence ATGCATATTTTGATAACAGGTGGAGCCGGTTATATAGGCAGCCACACCTGTCTTGAGTTGTTGGAAAAAGGAAACAAGGTCAGTGTTGTCGACAATCTCTCCAATTCCAGTCGGGAGTCGTTGCGTCGAGTGGAGGCGTTGACAGGGAGAAAAATTGATTTTTTTGAGGTAGATATTCTGGACAGGGACGCGCTTGATGATGTCTTTTCCCGTCTGGTGCCGAAAGTTGATGGTGTTATTCATTTTGCTGGAAAAAAAGCAGTTGGGGAGTCAGTGGAAAAACCGTTGCTTTATTACCATAATAATATTTCCGGTACCCTGATACTGTGTGAGGTGATGGCTGATCATGGTATAAAAAAAATTATTTTCAGTTCTTCAGCCACCGTTTATGGTGACCCTGCAACTGTTCCCATTACCGAGGATTTCCCTCTGTCCTGTGCCAATCCATACGGGCGGACCAAGCTCATGGTGGAAGAAATTCTGCGAGATATTTACACTGCGGATGGTGAGTGGAGTGTCTGCCTGCTGCGCTATTTTAATCCGGTTGGTGCTCATAAGTCGGGGCGGATCGGAGAAGACCCGGAAGGAATACCCAATAATTTGATGCCTTATATCTCCCAGGTGGCCGTGGGTAAGCTGTCGCAGCTCCAGGTCTTCGGCAATGACTACCCTACTCCGGATGGCACAGGTGTCAGGGATTATATCCATGTTGTTGATCTTGCCTGCGGCCATGTTGCAGCATTAAAGAAGCTCCTTGAATCTCCAGGGGTTCACGTGTACAACCTCGGGACAGGAAAGGGATACAGTGTGCTGGAGATGGTTTCCGCCTTTGCCGAAGTCAGTGGACGGGAGGTCCCTTACAAAGTGGTTGGTAGAAGAGCGGGTGATATTGCTTCCTGCTATGCGAATCCGGCAAAGGCTGCTGAAGAGCTGGGGTGGGAGGCCCGTTTCAATCTGGTGGAAATGTGTGAGGACACCTGGCGCTGGCAGAAGAATAATCCCCGGGGATACTGA
- a CDS encoding IS110 family RNA-guided transposase — protein MNSITIGMDLGDKTNFVCIVGDRGTILLSKSIDNNVESIRKFFRKYKRTTVAIEAGTHSPWMSRLLSSMGCNVLVGNPRKLRAIWESDCKTDQRDAEMLARIARFDPNLLYPIQHKGEQVQADLALLHSRDLLVRTRSSQINHVRGIVKSFGERLPSCSTECFHKKAISHIPQQLQLGLGPVLILIAQLNEQIKALDKEIESISSERYPETELLRRVKGVGPLTALAFVLTVEDPGRFGKSRQIGPYLGLTPRRDQSGETDKQLRITKAGSPFLRKLLINSAQYILGPFGEDCNLQRFGLRLASRGGKNARRKAVVAVGRKLAILLHRLWKYGEIYDPVYKRNVLSRRKAA, from the coding sequence ATGAACAGTATAACAATTGGAATGGATTTAGGCGATAAAACAAATTTTGTTTGTATTGTGGGTGACAGAGGTACCATCCTGCTGAGTAAATCTATAGACAACAATGTAGAATCCATAAGAAAATTTTTTAGGAAATATAAAAGAACTACGGTCGCTATTGAAGCGGGAACTCATTCCCCATGGATGAGTAGACTCCTGAGCTCCATGGGCTGTAATGTTTTAGTGGGGAACCCAAGAAAACTACGTGCAATATGGGAGAGTGATTGTAAGACAGATCAGCGAGATGCTGAAATGCTTGCAAGGATAGCACGATTCGATCCCAATTTGCTTTATCCGATACAACATAAAGGTGAACAGGTACAAGCGGATCTTGCACTATTGCACTCAAGAGATTTATTGGTGAGAACCCGCTCTAGTCAGATTAATCATGTTCGTGGCATTGTAAAATCCTTTGGTGAGCGGTTACCAAGTTGTAGCACAGAATGTTTTCATAAAAAGGCTATATCCCATATTCCTCAACAGTTGCAGCTTGGCCTTGGACCTGTACTGATACTCATTGCACAGCTTAACGAACAAATTAAAGCTTTGGATAAAGAAATCGAGAGTATCAGCAGCGAGCGGTATCCTGAGACAGAGTTGCTCAGGCGAGTGAAAGGAGTCGGTCCATTAACAGCTCTGGCATTTGTATTGACGGTTGAAGATCCTGGTAGATTTGGAAAAAGCAGACAGATTGGCCCATATCTCGGGCTGACACCTCGTCGCGATCAATCTGGAGAGACAGATAAACAGCTTCGAATAACCAAAGCTGGCAGTCCGTTTTTACGAAAGCTATTGATAAATTCGGCGCAATATATTCTTGGCCCATTTGGAGAGGACTGTAACCTGCAACGTTTTGGTTTACGTCTGGCATCTAGAGGCGGGAAAAATGCAAGACGTAAAGCTGTAGTGGCAGTGGGAAGGAAATTAGCAATACTCCTACATCGTCTGTGGAAATATGGAGAAATATATGACCCGGTTTACAAACGTAACGTTTTATCAAGAAGAAAGGCAGCATGA
- a CDS encoding BRCT domain-containing protein gives MNQLNREQLQLLEKAGFAFQKITQEQVLAIVRGEVPVEDLDDTSLVECLTVANLLYRGGFPLVSDYVYDFIFLAELKKRRPDHPFLQKVEPEPVALAKTVPLPVRMLSTEKAYEFKSVQRWAERIRKAADGIGVDFPSLLFRATPKLDGFAAYDDGERLYTRGDGRRGTDISRVFARGLQVAEGGKRGLGPGEIVVRRSYFQKHLARVYDNSRNFQASLIREKDLDPLAAEAIRQKGAVFFPFVLLPDWRGVWRELSENFETVIGDLWNRLDFDIDGIVLEILDERLKESMGATRHHHRWQIAYKKNTETARVKVIAVTPQTSRSGRVNPVAEVEPTRLSGALIRRVTVHHYGMVREKGVGPGSVIELSRSGEVIPKIEKVLVTAEPQLPESCPSCNSNLIWDSDYLRCIDNMNCPAQITHSIGHFFKTLGNIDGFGPASINRLYQHGVRSVYSIYTLSAGEYEKMGFGPRQSENMVAQLQRSRTEKIEDWRFLAAFGVYRMGPGNCEKLLSMFPLEKIFSLTREDVASIKGFKEKTADAVVEGMQAIFPLFTQLYELGFNLAKTPVAGYEENKFLPLQGKIIVFTGAMQQGSRQEMEKQAKLLGAKPGKSVTGKTDILVTGQRVGPAKLNKAKDAGIKIMNEQEYLEMIRNME, from the coding sequence ATGAACCAATTAAACAGGGAACAGCTGCAATTGCTTGAAAAGGCAGGTTTTGCGTTTCAAAAAATAACTCAAGAGCAGGTCCTGGCAATTGTCCGGGGAGAAGTCCCGGTGGAGGATCTGGATGATACGAGCCTTGTCGAATGCCTTACCGTCGCTAACCTGCTGTACAGGGGCGGCTTTCCTCTGGTCAGTGATTATGTTTACGATTTTATCTTTCTGGCTGAACTGAAAAAACGTCGGCCCGACCACCCTTTTCTACAGAAGGTTGAACCGGAGCCCGTCGCACTTGCCAAAACAGTCCCCCTGCCGGTACGGATGCTGTCCACTGAAAAGGCCTATGAATTTAAAAGTGTGCAACGATGGGCAGAGAGAATACGCAAGGCGGCGGATGGTATCGGTGTTGATTTTCCCAGCCTGTTGTTCAGGGCAACCCCGAAACTCGACGGTTTTGCAGCCTATGATGACGGCGAAAGGCTGTATACCAGAGGGGATGGACGGCGCGGTACCGATATCAGCCGGGTCTTTGCCAGGGGGCTTCAGGTGGCGGAAGGTGGGAAACGGGGGCTGGGACCTGGAGAGATTGTTGTGCGGCGCAGCTATTTTCAAAAACACCTGGCCCGGGTTTACGATAATTCCCGTAATTTTCAGGCAAGCCTGATACGGGAAAAGGATCTGGATCCACTGGCAGCCGAGGCGATCAGGCAAAAAGGCGCCGTTTTTTTTCCGTTTGTCCTGTTGCCGGACTGGCGCGGTGTCTGGCGGGAATTGTCCGAAAACTTTGAAACTGTTATTGGTGATCTGTGGAATCGACTCGATTTTGATATTGACGGAATTGTTTTGGAAATTCTTGATGAACGGTTGAAGGAATCCATGGGGGCGACCCGGCATCATCATCGCTGGCAGATTGCCTATAAAAAAAATACAGAGACCGCCAGAGTCAAAGTCATTGCGGTTACACCCCAGACTTCCCGCTCAGGCCGTGTGAATCCGGTGGCGGAGGTGGAGCCCACAAGGTTGAGTGGAGCTCTTATCAGGCGTGTCACTGTCCATCATTATGGCATGGTTCGGGAAAAAGGAGTAGGGCCGGGGAGTGTGATCGAGCTGTCCAGGAGCGGTGAGGTTATTCCGAAAATTGAAAAAGTGCTGGTGACGGCAGAGCCGCAGCTTCCTGAAAGCTGTCCCAGCTGCAATTCCAACCTGATCTGGGATAGCGATTATCTGCGCTGTATTGATAATATGAACTGTCCGGCCCAGATAACCCATTCCATCGGTCATTTTTTTAAGACCTTGGGGAATATTGACGGCTTTGGTCCCGCTTCCATAAACAGGCTCTATCAGCATGGAGTTCGTTCCGTGTATTCGATCTACACCCTCTCCGCGGGTGAATATGAGAAGATGGGATTTGGCCCCAGGCAGTCGGAAAATATGGTTGCCCAGCTGCAGAGAAGCAGAACTGAAAAAATTGAGGACTGGCGCTTTTTGGCCGCATTCGGTGTATACAGGATGGGACCGGGGAACTGTGAAAAACTCCTTTCCATGTTTCCATTGGAGAAAATCTTCAGTCTTACCAGGGAAGATGTGGCATCGATCAAAGGCTTTAAGGAAAAAACTGCAGATGCAGTGGTGGAAGGTATGCAGGCAATTTTCCCTCTCTTTACCCAGCTTTACGAGCTTGGTTTCAACCTGGCAAAAACCCCTGTTGCAGGTTATGAAGAAAACAAATTTCTACCGCTCCAGGGGAAGATCATTGTTTTCACGGGAGCGATGCAGCAAGGTAGTCGGCAGGAAATGGAAAAACAGGCAAAACTGCTCGGGGCAAAACCGGGTAAAAGCGTCACAGGAAAGACCGATATTCTTGTGACTGGGCAACGGGTGGGTCCGGCAAAACTCAATAAGGCGAAAGATGCCGGAATTAAGATAATGAATGAGCAGGAGTATCTGGAAATGATAAGGAATATGGAATAG